ATCGAGGACCGCGCTCTCGAGCTCGCCCAGGCGCGAGCCGCCGGGCGTGGGTGAGAAGAGCTCGCTCATGCGGAAGCGCGAGACCTCGGCCATCGCGCTGCGCAACAGCGTGTCGAGACTGCGCTGGGCGGCGGTGTAGTGGTCACGCGCCTCGGGGCCGGCGTTGCTGAAGCGCTGGTAGAACACCAGCGGGTCGGTGACGCGCCAGGTGAGGAACGCCTCGACGATGATCGGGCGGTCGTCGGCGGTCTGCTGCGTCTCGCTGCGAGACTCGAGCAGGCGCACGCGCCGGTCGTACTTGGTCACGCTCTGCACCGGGTAGGGCCACTTGAAGTAGAGGCCGGCCTCGTCGCCGTCGCGGTTCTTGACGGCGTTCTCGTTCGCCTTCCCGAAGGTCGTGACGACCGCGGCCTCGGTGAACCGCACCGAGAAGGTGACCATGAACAGCACGAAACCCAGCACGATCAGGCCGGTGAGCGTCAGCAGAAAGGTGGATCGCACGGCAGGCGGACTCCTGGTTACTCTCTCGGGGTCGTCGGGACGCTCGGGGCGCCGCCGATCGCGGCCTCGTCTTCAACATTGACGCGCACGCGACCGTCATCAAAGGTCGTGACATAGACACGGGCGTTCGTGGTCATCTCCCGGATGGCCTCGAACCACTGCATCGCGAGGTACACCTCGGGCGACGCGCGGAACAGCGCGACCCGACCGCCCTGGCGCGCGACGCGCCCTCGCTCGTTCATGTGCAGGCGCCAGCGATCGGCCCGCGCCTGGAGGATCAGCTGCGCCGCCTCGCCCCCGGCGGCGCGCAGCAGCGTCTCGATGCGGATCTCCTGCTCGGTGATCTCGTCCTGCGTCGCGCCGCGCCGCTGCATCGCCTCCAGCACGTCCAGCTCACGCACGATCGATTCCGACCGCTCCACCGACGCGACGACCTGCGTCAGCGTCTCGATGCGCGAGGAACGCGCGTCTTCGATCGCGCGCTCGCGGCGCTGCTCGCTGGCCGTGACGCGCTGGTACGCCAGCGCCACGTCGCTGGCCTGGGGCGGGTGGGCGGCGACGATGCCGGCGAACAGCACCTCCACGCCCGTGTCGGCGCGGGTGAACGCCTCCTGGATCCTCGCGCGAAGCTCGTCGGACAGCGGGCCGCGCCCGGCGCCCAGGATCTCGTCGATCGAGCGCGAGCCGAGGAACTCCATGACCTCGCGCTCCGCGATCGAGCGAAGCAGGCGCTGGCGCGACCCCGGCTCGGCGAAGGCGTCGAACTTCGTGAGATCGCGGACGGTGAAGTGCACCGGCGCCTCGACCGCGAGCAGCGACAGGTCGCGCGGGCCCAGCGCGTCGCCGGCCTGGCGGGTCGGCTGCACGATCATGAACTGCTCGCGCTGGCCCGAGCCCAGGTGGTCGTTGGTCCAGAGGATCGGCTCGGTCCCCTCGGGCGTGTGGGCGCCGACGTGGAGCTGGTTGACCGAGGTCGCGGAATAGGTCTCGACCGTCTCGACGGGCCAGGGGTACTTGAAGTGCGCGCCGGGCCCCACCTCGCGCTGGAGCGAGCCGAAGCGCAGCACGAGCGCCTGCTCGTTGGGCTGCACGATCGCGATCGACGACAGCGCCCACAGCACCACGCCGCCGCTGATGAACAGCAGCCCGAGCGTGCGGCTGAGGAGCCGGTAGAACCAGCTGTCCGTGACATCGAACCCGAACTGGTACGAGATCGCGCCGCCCACGCTCTCGGCGAGCCGGTCGGGCGCCGCCAGGAAGCTCAGGATGCGCGACTCGAACGCCGGCTTGGGCGCCTCGCCCTTGCGCCGGGGGCGATAGAGGTTCAGGATGAAGTTGAGGACGATCTCGACGCCCAGCACGGTCATCGCGACGGGCAGGACCACGTGCATCCAGCGCAGCGCGACCGGGGCGTCGAGGAAGTCGAGGAAGTGCGCGATGGCGAGCATGAGGCCCACCAGCGACGCGCCGACCGACACCGCCGCACCGCCGCGCAGGTTCGACCACACCGGCTGCTTGGCCATGCCGGCGACGAACCGCGCAAAGACGAAGCCCGCCGCCGCGACGCCCACGCCCAGCGCGATCGCCCACCCGGTGAGGGTCGAGCCGATCTGGGCGTCGGGGTCGAGCATCGCCCGCTCGCTCAGGAAACGGACCACGCCGATCGAGATCAGCGAGCCGGCGTACGCCAGACTGATCAAGGGCATCAGCAGGCGGTGCATCCAGTCGAGCCGGCGGGCGGCGACGCGCATCTCCTCGCGTGCACCCTCGAAGACCGACGAGTCGAACGCGCCCGACGCCTCGAGCGCCTCCGCCTCCATCGACTCGAGTCGCTCGAGGGTGTGCTGGTGGAACACCAGCGCCAGCCCCAGCCACACCAGCGAGCCGAGCAGGATGTAGATCGCCCCGGTCAGCGCCGCGGTGTCTCGTCCGAACAGCGCGTACAGCAGGATCGCCAGGCCCAGCGCGAGCTGGATCATCAGCCCGATGACGCTGATCGAGGTGGCCCGGCGATAGGTCAGATGGTCGTTTCGCATGCGTGCTTCTGCGTTGTGCTGTGCCGAGTCGTGAGGGCGTCGGGCGGCGCTGACTCTGCCGTCCGGGGGTCGTCGTCGTGCTCGGGACGCTCCCTGCGAGGGGGAGGCCCGATCGCTGTCCGGTGTCTCGATCGGGGGAGAGGGGGACGCCGCGCCGCGTCCGACCCCGAGCGTACCCCGGTCTCCATTCGAGGGAACGGATTGTCAGGCGCCAGTGCCCGCCTGTCCACCGAACCGGAAACCGATCATTGATGTACGAACGACCGGGCTCTATGTTCTCGTCCGGCGACGGCCCGGTTCCCGGGGCGCGCCGGCTCCCCTCCCGAGGGCCCCTCGCCCGCGATCGCGCCCCCCTTCCTCTCAGGCGTCCCCCCACCCATGTTCGGACAGATCCTCGCCATCGCGCGGAACACGCTGGTCGAGAGCATCCGCCAGCCGGTCTTCTTTATCCTCGTGCTCGCCTGCGCCGTCTTCCAGGCCGGCAACAACTTCTTCTCCGCCTATTCCATGGGCTTCTCCGACAGCGCCGAGGTCTCGGGCGACAACAAGATGCTCCTCGATGTCGGGCTCTCGACCGTCCTGGTCTGCGCTACCCTGCTGGCCGCCTTCCTCGCGACCTCCGTCGTCTCGCGCGAGATCGAGGACAAGACCGCCCTCACCGTCATCAGCAAGCCCGTCGGGCGCCCGGTCTTCGTGCTGGGCAAGTACCTCGGCATCGCCGGCGCGATCGTCGTCGGGACGGTGCTCATGCTCCTGTTCTTCCTCTTCGCGATCGAGCGAGGGGTCATGAGCGCCACCTACGACGACCTGAACGTCCCGGCGATCGTCCTGGTCCTCTCGGCCGTCGGCCTGTCCATCGGCGTCGCGGTCTGGGGCAACTACTTCTACGGGTGGGTGTTCTCCTCGACCGCCTGCCTGCTGATGCTCCCCCTGCTGCTGATCGCGTACCTGATCGCGCTCTCGGTGGATGTGCACTGGCAGCCCCACGCCCTGCGCGAGGATTTCAAGCCCCAGATCACCATCGCCTCCTTCGCCGTGCTGCTGTCGATGCTCGTGCTGACCGCCGTCGCCGTCGCCGCCAGCACCCGGCTCGGGCAGGTCATGACGATCGTCGTCTGCCTGGGCGTGTTCCTGTTCAGTCTGCTGAGCAACCACCTCGTGGGCCGGCGCGCCTTCGACAACCCTGTCGTGGGCCGCATCGTCGAGGTCGAGCCGCTCGCCGACGCCAACCGTGACTTCTCCGACGCGCGCGACCGCTGGAGGATCTCCCTCGCCGCCGAGCCCGGCGTCACCCTCGCGCGCAACGGGCCCCTGTACTACGGCGCCGACCCCGGCGGCATCGAGATGGCGGTCCCGCGCTTCCGCCCCTTCGCCGGCGACCTCGCCAACGAGAACCAGGTCCGCGACCCCGAGACCGGCCCGGCCCTCGCCATCGAGTCCGTCCGAGACTATCGCGACATCACGGTCGTCAATGTCGGAGGCCTCGACGTCCGGCGCGCCCCCCAGCCCGACGACTATGTCTTCACCCGCCCGACGAAGGTCAGCTGGCCCTCGCGGATCGCCTGGTCCGTCATCCCGAACATCCAGTTCTTCTGGCTCGTCGACGCGGTGACGCAGAACCACCCCATCACGGCGCGATACCTCGCGCTCGCGACCGGCTATGCCCTGAGCCATGTCATGGCCCTGCTCGCCCTGTCGGTCCTGCTCTTCCAGAACCGCGACATCAGCTGACGCGGATCACAGCACCTCGGGCGCGTCGATCTCGGGGCGCTTGCCCAGCGCGCCGAACCACACGAGGCAGAAGATCGGGTAGGCGCCGCCGATCACGATCCCGATCGCCATCGAGACATAGGTGGTCATGGGCGACCACTGCTGCGCGAACGCGGCGTCCGGGTTGTCGCGGACCCACGCCGCGATGTCGTCGATCTGCTGGAGCTGGAACATGATCCCCACAACCAGCATCACGATCGCGCCGAGCGAGTAGACGATGTGCATCGGGCGCCCCACGGCGCGTCGGTTCAGCGTCATGATGCCGGCGAGCAGCAGCAGCACGCCGAAGCACAGACTCACGACCATCAGCCCAGCCAAGAGCGGGTTGAAGGTCGTCATCGACGCCGGAAAGCCCCCGGGGGATTGGGCCTCGGCCGACTTCATGAGTGTCGGCGTGAAGAACGCGAACACCGAGCCGATGCCGTTGCACACGAGGTTCAGGGCGCCGAACACGATGCTCAGAATCCCGACGACCTTGGGCCACTTCGGGGGCTCACGAAAGTCATCGCCAGCGTCCATCGGCGCAGACATCCCGCTGAAATCGTTGCTCATTCCCGGTTCTCCTTCTTCCTGGCTTCCTGGTGCGCAACAGCCCGACCGGACTTCGCACCACCATATCCGATTTGGCGGCGCCCGATTTCTCCGGCTCCGCCCCCTGCTCCCTGCTCCCTGCTCCCTGCTCCCTGCTCCCTGCTCCCTGCTCCCTGCTCCCTCCGAGTTTCAGATCTGCTTCAGGAACCGCAGGTCATTCTCATACAGCAGCCGGATATCGGGGATGCCGTACTTGCCCATCGCGATGCGTTCGATCCCGAAGCCGAACGCGAAGCCGGTCCATTCCTCGGGGTCGTACCCCACCAACTCAAAGACCGCCGGGTCGACCATGCCGCAGCCCCCCAGCTCGATCCACCGGGCCGGCTCGTCGGGGCGCAGCCGGATCTTCATATAGAACTCGGCGCTGGGCTCGGTGAAGGGGAAGTACGAGGGCACGAGCCGGATCTCGGCGTCCTCGCCGAAGTACGAGCGGGCGAACTGGAAGAGCGTGGTCTTCAGGTCCGCCAGCGTCACCTTCCGGTCGACGTACAGCCCTTCGATCTGGTGGAACATGAACGAGTGCGTCGCGTCGACCGTGTCGGGCCGGTACACGCGCCCCGGCGCGACGATCTTGATCGGGGGCTTCACCGACTCCATCACGCGGATCTGCACGGTGCTCGTCTGCGAGCGCAGCATCCGCGGACCCTCGGTCGTGCGCGGATCGTCCACATAGAAGTTATCGATCGGGTCGCGCGCCGGGTGGTCCGCCGGGATGTTCAGCTTCGCGAAGTTGTGGTCGTCGTCCTCGAGCTCGAACCCCTCAGCGACCTCGAACCCCATCCGCCCGAACACGTCGCACAGGTCCTCGATCGTGCGCGTCAGGATGTGCCGGCGACCCACGCCCGGCGCGACGCCCGGCTCGGTCAGGTCCAGCAGCGGGCCGCTCGGCTTCTTCGCTTCACCGACGCCGCCCTTCTTCGCGTCGAACGCTTCCTGCAGCGCCTTCGTCACCTCGTTGAGGCGCTTGCCAACCGCCGGCTTCTCGCCGGGGGGCACGTCCTTCAGCCCGCCGGCGGCCAGCTTGACCCGCCCCTTCGTCCCGAGGAACTCGATGCGCCACTTCTCCAGCGCCTCCGCATCGTGCGCGCTGGCGAGGGACGCGAGCCCCTCCCGTTCGATCGTGTTCAGGGTTTCAAGCATGGGGCGACAGTGTAGGGGCCGCCCGGTGAAAGACACACGAAGGTCCGCAGGCGTCCCCCCTCCCCGGGTCGCGCCAGCGTACCCTCGTTGACGAGCCCGCCCAACGAGGAGCCCCACCCCATGCCCCGTGCCTTCGCCTCCATGAAACCCGGCGCCCCCCTCCAGCCCTTCGAGTTCGAGTTCGGACCGCTCGGGCACGACGAGGTCGAGATCGCGGTCGAAACCTGCGGCATCTGCCACTCCGACATCTCCATGCTCGACAACGAGTGGGGCATGAGCGCCTACCCCCTCGTCGCAGGGCACGAGGTCGTCGGCAAGGTCGTCGCCACGGGCGACCTCGTCACGCACCTCCGGAAGGGCGATCGCGTCGGCCTGGGCTGGCACTCGCGTTCGTGCTCCACCTGTCGCCAGTGCATGTCGGGCGACCACAACCTCTGCGCCAAGGGCGAGGGCACCATCGTGCAGCGCCACGGCGGGTTCGCCGAACGCGTGCGCGCTCAGGCGTCGTTCGCCGTCAAGATCCCCGAGGGTGTGAACCCCGGGAGCGCCGGGCCCCTCTTCTGCGGCGGGATCACCGTCTTCAACCCGATCGTCCAGTTCGGCGTCAAGCCGACCCATCGCGTGGGCGTCGTGGGCATCGGCGGGCTCGGGCACCTGGCGCTGCGCTTCCTCAACAAGTGGGGCTGCGAGGTCACCGCCTTCACCACCAGCGACGCCAAGACCGCCGAGGCGAAGGGGCTCGGCGCGCACCGCGTCGTGAACACGCGCGACCGCGCGCAGCTCGACAAGGTCGCCGGCTCGTTCGATTTCATCATGAGCACCGTGAATGTCCCGCTCGACTGGGAGGCGTACATCAACGCGCTTTCGCCCCGGGGACGCCTGCACGTCGTGGGCGCGGTGCTCGAGCCTATCCCCGTGAACGCGTTCGGACTCATCATGGCGCAGCGCTCCATCTCGGGCTCGCCGGTCGGCGCCCCGGCGACGATCGCCGACATGCTCGACTTCTGCGCCCGCCACTCGATCGAGCCGGTGACCGAGACCTTCCCCTTCTCCAAAATCAACGACGCGATGACCCACCTGCGCGAGGGCAAGGCGCGCTATCGCGTCGTGCTCGCCAACGACTGGTCGTGAACGAAACAGACCCCCGCGGCTTCCGTCGCGGGGGTCCGGGTCAAAGTGCAGGCGTCGGCGAGGGTCTTCCAGGGAATGGACAGGTGTCGGCCTGACAGGGACGGTCAGCCGACTCGCCGGCGCCTGAGGGCCAGCAGCGACGCGGCGCCGAACAGCACGCCCGCGCCGGGCGCGGGCACCGCGTCGACGCTCAGGAACACGCCGAACCCGGGCTCCGTCGAGCCGGGATTGACGAGGCCGAGCGCGAACGCGGAGTACACCGTGTTCGCGTTGAGCGCCAGGTCGTTGATCGCGAGCACCGTCGTCGTCGTGCCGGCGAGGCGCACCTCGATGTCGTACACGCCCGCCGCGACCGACGCGTAGCCGCTGACATCGCGGTAGTTCAGCGTCGCGAGGGTCGCGATCGCGTTGCCGCCGGAGTCGACGGCCACGATGTCGACCTCGGGGGCGTCCAGCGCGCCGTGGAAGAAGCGCACGCGCGCGTTGTTGGGGTCGAGGGTGTTGTCATCGGTGAGGAGCTGCACATCAAAGTTCGCGAGCCGGTTGAGCGCGACGACCGTGAAGTCGCCCGCCGCCGGGATCGCGAAACCGTTGAGGTCGAACACCGAGTTCGTCGTGCCGGTGGGCGCGACGCCGATGTCGTAGACACCGGCCGGGATGCTGACGTAGGGCGTGATGTCGCCGAACGAGAAGTTCGTGAGCGGCGCAGGGCCTGTCGCGCCGTTCACGAGGATGTCGACCGCCGGCGCGTCCGGCGAGCCGTGGACCACGCGCAGGTTCGCCGCGCTCGATGCGCCCGCGACCATCGCGAGCAGAAGGGTCGAGGAAACAAATACTCTCTTCATCTTGGATCTCCCGTACACAAAGCGGCGCACAGCGGCGCCGGGGGGTTCCTCGCGACGCCGGGGAATGCCGGCGTCGCCTCCTCGCCTTGCCTGACGCGCGCGCTCCGCTGGACGCTCGGCGGCGCGCGAGCGACAGTTCCGTTTCCGGACCGTCGCTCCACACCGAGTTTCGCACCTCCCGCGCCGAACAGATGCGGAATTTCGATAAAGAAGCCACCTTATCAAGGGAGAGCCGGACGGCGTTTATCGGCTTTGCCCGACGCGCCGACCAACGAACAAGGGCCCGCGATCGCTCGCGAGCCCTTGTGAATGCGTGAGTTGTGCGCTGCGTGCTTACGCGGCGGCGTCGGCGGGCTTCTTCTCGCCCATCTGCTTGCGCATCTTGGCGGCGTAGGCGGCGCGACGGTCGGCCTTGCGACGACGGGTGCTGGGGTTGCCGCCGATCTCGGGGCCGTCCTCGTTGCCAACGAGCTGGATGACGCACAGCTCGGCCTGGTCGCCGACGCGGTTGACGCCCAGCTTGACGATGCGGGTGTAGCCGCCGGCGCGGTTCGCGAACTTCGGCGCGACCTCGTCGACGATGTGCTTGACGAGCTTGGGGCCCTTCTTCAGCTCGCCGTAGCGGTTGCGCACGAGGTTGTCCTCGTTGTCCGCCATGATGCGATCGTGCCCGAGCTTCGCGGTGATGAGCCGGCGCGCGTGGATGTCGCCGCGCTTCGCGAGGGT
This Phycisphaeraceae bacterium DNA region includes the following protein-coding sequences:
- the rplQ gene encoding 50S ribosomal protein L17, with the translated sequence MRHRKAGYKLNRTAAHRQAMLRNMAAGLFEHGQITTTIPKAKAVQPFVEKMITLAKRGDIHARRLITAKLGHDRIMADNEDNLVRNRYGELKKGPKLVKHIVDEVAPKFANRAGGYTRIVKLGVNRVGDQAELCVIQLVGNEDGPEIGGNPSTRRRKADRRAAYAAKMRKQMGEKKPADAAA
- a CDS encoding NAD(P)-dependent alcohol dehydrogenase; this translates as MPRAFASMKPGAPLQPFEFEFGPLGHDEVEIAVETCGICHSDISMLDNEWGMSAYPLVAGHEVVGKVVATGDLVTHLRKGDRVGLGWHSRSCSTCRQCMSGDHNLCAKGEGTIVQRHGGFAERVRAQASFAVKIPEGVNPGSAGPLFCGGITVFNPIVQFGVKPTHRVGVVGIGGLGHLALRFLNKWGCEVTAFTTSDAKTAEAKGLGAHRVVNTRDRAQLDKVAGSFDFIMSTVNVPLDWEAYINALSPRGRLHVVGAVLEPIPVNAFGLIMAQRSISGSPVGAPATIADMLDFCARHSIEPVTETFPFSKINDAMTHLREGKARYRVVLANDWS
- a CDS encoding DUF4397 domain-containing protein, whose product is MKRVFVSSTLLLAMVAGASSAANLRVVHGSPDAPAVDILVNGATGPAPLTNFSFGDITPYVSIPAGVYDIGVAPTGTTNSVFDLNGFAIPAAGDFTVVALNRLANFDVQLLTDDNTLDPNNARVRFFHGALDAPEVDIVAVDSGGNAIATLATLNYRDVSGYASVAAGVYDIEVRLAGTTTTVLAINDLALNANTVYSAFALGLVNPGSTEPGFGVFLSVDAVPAPGAGVLFGAASLLALRRRRVG
- a CDS encoding ABC transporter permease subunit, translating into MFGQILAIARNTLVESIRQPVFFILVLACAVFQAGNNFFSAYSMGFSDSAEVSGDNKMLLDVGLSTVLVCATLLAAFLATSVVSREIEDKTALTVISKPVGRPVFVLGKYLGIAGAIVVGTVLMLLFFLFAIERGVMSATYDDLNVPAIVLVLSAVGLSIGVAVWGNYFYGWVFSSTACLLMLPLLLIAYLIALSVDVHWQPHALREDFKPQITIASFAVLLSMLVLTAVAVAASTRLGQVMTIVVCLGVFLFSLLSNHLVGRRAFDNPVVGRIVEVEPLADANRDFSDARDRWRISLAAEPGVTLARNGPLYYGADPGGIEMAVPRFRPFAGDLANENQVRDPETGPALAIESVRDYRDITVVNVGGLDVRRAPQPDDYVFTRPTKVSWPSRIAWSVIPNIQFFWLVDAVTQNHPITARYLALATGYALSHVMALLALSVLLFQNRDIS
- the pheS gene encoding phenylalanine--tRNA ligase subunit alpha, which encodes MLETLNTIEREGLASLASAHDAEALEKWRIEFLGTKGRVKLAAGGLKDVPPGEKPAVGKRLNEVTKALQEAFDAKKGGVGEAKKPSGPLLDLTEPGVAPGVGRRHILTRTIEDLCDVFGRMGFEVAEGFELEDDDHNFAKLNIPADHPARDPIDNFYVDDPRTTEGPRMLRSQTSTVQIRVMESVKPPIKIVAPGRVYRPDTVDATHSFMFHQIEGLYVDRKVTLADLKTTLFQFARSYFGEDAEIRLVPSYFPFTEPSAEFYMKIRLRPDEPARWIELGGCGMVDPAVFELVGYDPEEWTGFAFGFGIERIAMGKYGIPDIRLLYENDLRFLKQI